A region of Modestobacter marinus DNA encodes the following proteins:
- a CDS encoding helix-turn-helix domain-containing protein — protein MVTLVDTATLPPSMRRPEQVADQLTAAMVSRVQFSDPAAPVHARLDSWDVGGVTVLRAALSGDLTLARSARQARADPAPAVSFAVQESGTARHEQFQAQRLVPSGALALTEVGSPYEFQWTGGGACRALQVPVSRLGLSVDAVRRAVPVAHRSPLYALVHGHLAQVTRDAAQLSRDPMAHAVAAATIDLTRALLASALSPGPDRDDALAQTLASQVRSYVRQHLTDPGLDVETIARAHAVSVRQLYRSCAAAGFSLEQWVIGQRLEGARTELAGPGGCDRSIAGVARRWGFPDPSHFSRRFRAAFGTTPREWRDAGRGKARVE, from the coding sequence GTGGTCACGTTGGTCGACACCGCGACGCTCCCTCCCTCGATGCGTCGCCCCGAGCAGGTGGCGGACCAGCTGACGGCGGCGATGGTGTCGCGGGTGCAGTTCAGCGACCCCGCGGCGCCGGTGCACGCCCGGCTGGACTCCTGGGACGTCGGCGGCGTGACGGTGCTGCGCGCCGCGCTGTCCGGCGACCTGACGCTGGCGCGTTCGGCCCGGCAGGCCCGGGCGGACCCCGCACCCGCCGTGTCCTTCGCCGTCCAGGAGAGCGGGACGGCGCGGCACGAGCAGTTCCAGGCGCAGCGGCTGGTGCCCAGCGGCGCGCTCGCCCTGACCGAGGTCGGGTCGCCGTATGAGTTCCAGTGGACCGGCGGCGGTGCGTGCCGGGCGCTGCAGGTGCCGGTGAGCCGGCTCGGCCTGTCGGTCGACGCCGTCCGCCGCGCCGTCCCGGTGGCCCACCGGAGCCCGCTCTACGCCTTGGTGCACGGTCACCTCGCGCAGGTGACCCGCGACGCGGCGCAGCTGTCCCGGGACCCGATGGCGCACGCGGTGGCCGCGGCGACGATCGACCTCACCCGGGCGCTCCTCGCCTCCGCGCTCTCCCCCGGGCCCGACCGCGACGACGCCCTGGCCCAGACCCTGGCGAGCCAGGTGCGCAGCTACGTCCGTCAGCACCTGACCGACCCGGGGCTGGACGTCGAGACGATCGCCCGGGCGCACGCGGTCTCGGTACGGCAGCTCTACCGGTCGTGCGCGGCAGCGGGGTTCAGCCTCGAGCAGTGGGTCATCGGCCAGCGGCTGGAGGGTGCCCGCACCGAGCTGGCCGGTCCCGGCGGCTGTGACCGGTCGATCGCCGGGGTGGCCCGCCGGTGGGGCTTTCCCGACCCCTCGCACTTCAGCCGCCGCTTCCGGGCCGCCTTCGGCACCACCCCTCGCGAGTGGCGAGACGCGGGGCGTGGCAAAGCGCGCGTCGAGTGA
- a CDS encoding MFS transporter, whose product MTTGEWPGHRAGEAGFRRAVTAVFLAGIAVFVSLYAPQALLPEFSRSFGVTPAASTLVISVSTAALAVGLLVLGPLSDRRGRTGILHASLAAAALLAVLIALSPGWEALLVLRGLQGFALAGLPAVAVAYLREELHPAMSSRAIGLYVSGTALGGLSGRLLTGVLTELGGWRTALGGAAVVAVACAVAVRLLLPPARRFTPLSRQGRLLRQLGSAFTDPALLALYGLAALLMGGFVAVYNAGTFRLESAPYSLTPAVAGLVFLAYLLGSASSPTAGWLADRMGRRVVVPGAVALMAVGIALTLPTPLWCVVLGLCVLTVGFFAAHGVASGWVAARAQLGGRPVGQAASLYSFWYYVGSSVGGTLAGRAWQDAGWPGVALLAGGCATAALLLTVALGRTRSLQP is encoded by the coding sequence GTGACGACGGGGGAGTGGCCGGGCCACCGGGCCGGTGAGGCCGGCTTCCGCCGGGCGGTGACCGCCGTCTTCCTCGCCGGCATCGCCGTGTTCGTCAGCCTCTACGCACCGCAGGCCCTGCTGCCGGAGTTCAGTCGCTCCTTCGGGGTGACCCCGGCGGCCTCCACGCTGGTCATCTCGGTCAGCACCGCCGCGCTCGCCGTCGGCCTGCTGGTGCTCGGGCCGCTGTCGGACCGCCGCGGCCGCACCGGCATCCTGCACGCCAGCCTCGCCGCGGCCGCGCTGCTCGCCGTGCTGATCGCACTGTCGCCGGGATGGGAGGCGCTGCTGGTGCTCCGCGGCCTGCAGGGGTTCGCGCTGGCCGGGCTGCCCGCCGTGGCGGTGGCCTACCTGCGGGAGGAGCTGCACCCGGCGATGAGCTCGCGGGCCATCGGGCTCTACGTCAGCGGCACCGCGCTCGGTGGCCTGTCCGGCCGGCTGCTCACCGGCGTGCTGACCGAACTGGGCGGCTGGCGGACGGCGCTGGGCGGGGCGGCGGTGGTCGCCGTCGCCTGCGCGGTCGCCGTCCGGCTGCTGCTGCCCCCGGCCCGCCGGTTCACCCCGCTCTCCCGGCAGGGCCGGCTGCTGCGCCAGCTCGGCTCGGCGTTCACCGACCCGGCGCTGCTGGCGCTGTACGGGCTGGCCGCGCTGCTGATGGGCGGGTTCGTCGCCGTCTACAACGCCGGCACGTTCCGGCTGGAGTCCGCGCCCTACTCGCTGACGCCCGCGGTGGCCGGGCTGGTGTTCCTGGCCTACCTGCTGGGCTCGGCGAGCTCCCCGACCGCCGGCTGGCTGGCCGACCGGATGGGCCGGCGGGTGGTGGTCCCCGGGGCGGTGGCGCTGATGGCGGTGGGGATCGCGCTGACCCTGCCGACGCCGCTGTGGTGCGTCGTCCTGGGGCTGTGCGTGCTGACCGTCGGGTTCTTCGCCGCCCACGGCGTGGCCAGTGGCTGGGTGGCGGCGCGGGCGCAGCTCGGCGGGCGGCCGGTCGGGCAGGCGGCCTCGCTCTACTCGTTCTGGTACTACGTCGGCTCGTCCGTGGGCGGCACGCTGGCCGGCCGGGCCTGGCAGGACGCCGGCTGGCCCGGGGTCGCCCTGCTCGCCGGCGGGTGCGCGACCGCCGCCCTGCTGCTCACCGTCGCACTCGGCCGCACCCGCTCGCTGCAGCCCTGA
- a CDS encoding ArsR/SmtB family transcription factor yields MRQDLDVRLLDVAELTSPADRARLLAPQLKALGDPNRLHLLLLLAEGPRTVRELTDAAGMSQTLVSHHLAPLREQGLVTSTPKGRSNVYALCCEALAGPVKALATLAALTPEGADACCS; encoded by the coding sequence ATGCGCCAGGACCTGGACGTGCGACTGCTGGACGTCGCCGAGCTGACCTCTCCCGCCGACCGTGCCCGCCTGCTCGCCCCGCAGCTGAAGGCGCTCGGCGATCCCAACCGCCTGCACCTGCTCCTGCTGCTGGCCGAGGGGCCGCGCACCGTCCGCGAGCTGACCGACGCCGCGGGCATGAGCCAGACGCTGGTCAGCCACCACCTGGCGCCGCTGCGCGAGCAGGGGCTGGTCACGAGCACGCCGAAGGGGCGCAGCAACGTCTACGCGCTGTGCTGCGAGGCCCTCGCTGGGCCGGTGAAGGCGCTCGCGACCCTGGCGGCGCTGACCCCCGAGGGCGCCGACGCCTGCTGCTCCTGA
- a CDS encoding ArsR/SmtB family transcription factor yields the protein MNSSRTLSGPGMELADVRTPGCTPAELAGAMSAEQAADLARTLKALADPARLRVLALVAGNEGREVCVCDLTGPLGLSQPTVSHHLKVLVDAGFLTRDKRGVWAYFALVPGALDAVATALPGVGEHSGSRPSPGG from the coding sequence GTGAACAGCAGTCGAACGCTGTCCGGGCCGGGCATGGAACTGGCCGACGTCCGGACGCCCGGTTGCACCCCTGCCGAGCTCGCCGGCGCGATGAGCGCCGAGCAGGCCGCCGACCTGGCCCGCACGCTCAAGGCACTGGCCGACCCGGCGCGGCTCCGGGTGCTCGCCCTGGTGGCCGGCAACGAGGGCCGGGAGGTGTGCGTCTGCGACCTCACCGGACCGCTGGGCCTCTCCCAGCCGACCGTGTCCCACCACCTCAAGGTGCTGGTCGACGCCGGCTTCCTCACCCGCGACAAGCGCGGGGTCTGGGCCTACTTCGCGCTGGTGCCCGGCGCCCTCGACGCGGTCGCGACCGCGCTGCCCGGTGTCGGTGAGCACAGCGGCTCCCGGCCGTCCCCGGGAGGCTGA
- a CDS encoding YnfA family protein yields MTVRSIALFVLAALLEIGGAWLVWQGLREHRGWLWVGIGMASLALYGMVATLQPEAAFGRVLAAYGGVFVAGSLLWGMAADGFRPDRWDVGGALVCLVGVALIMYAPRGG; encoded by the coding sequence GTGACGGTCCGCTCCATCGCCCTCTTCGTGCTCGCCGCGCTGCTGGAGATCGGTGGCGCATGGCTGGTCTGGCAGGGGCTCCGGGAGCACCGCGGCTGGCTCTGGGTCGGCATCGGCATGGCCTCGCTCGCGCTCTACGGCATGGTCGCCACGCTGCAGCCGGAGGCCGCCTTCGGTCGGGTGCTGGCGGCCTACGGCGGGGTCTTCGTCGCCGGGTCACTGCTGTGGGGGATGGCCGCCGACGGCTTCCGGCCGGACCGGTGGGACGTCGGCGGTGCCCTGGTCTGCCTGGTCGGCGTCGCACTGATCATGTACGCGCCCCGGGGTGGCTGA
- a CDS encoding DUF998 domain-containing protein — protein sequence MTDSRYRWGGLAWVLTLQFFVVEAIAALQYEGYSYSADVISDLGTAASPARLLMNASFVLQGLLIIAGALLLRPGLSGTGGRLAGPLLGVAGAGVLLVGLFPSDGNTTVHTVAAGAHFVAGAIGLIALAYGVRPRSEALGTTLALLGLAGLIGTIFFASAVFLFLGEGGMERVAGYVVPLGLALAGAALWRQKDDWLAFTNADGTPSRRQLREDARLERAQRAAERDAALEAASRRPATGATSASTDSDDPDDFDPDDPWAPRRR from the coding sequence GTGACGGACAGCCGGTACCGCTGGGGCGGGCTCGCGTGGGTGCTGACCCTGCAGTTCTTCGTCGTCGAGGCGATCGCTGCGCTGCAGTACGAGGGCTACTCGTACTCCGCGGACGTGATCAGCGACCTCGGGACGGCCGCCTCGCCGGCCCGGTTGCTGATGAACGCCTCCTTCGTCCTGCAGGGGCTGCTGATCATCGCCGGGGCACTGCTGCTGCGCCCCGGGCTGTCCGGCACCGGTGGCCGCCTGGCCGGCCCGCTGCTCGGGGTGGCCGGGGCCGGGGTGCTCCTGGTCGGGCTCTTCCCCTCCGACGGCAACACGACGGTCCACACGGTCGCGGCGGGGGCGCACTTCGTCGCCGGGGCGATCGGGCTGATCGCCCTGGCCTACGGGGTCCGGCCCCGCTCGGAGGCGCTGGGCACCACGCTGGCCCTGCTGGGGCTCGCCGGGCTGATCGGCACGATCTTCTTCGCCTCGGCGGTGTTCCTCTTCCTCGGCGAGGGGGGCATGGAGCGGGTGGCCGGCTACGTCGTGCCGCTGGGTCTGGCCCTGGCCGGCGCCGCGCTCTGGCGGCAGAAGGACGACTGGCTGGCCTTCACCAACGCCGACGGGACGCCGAGCCGCCGGCAGCTGCGGGAGGACGCCCGGCTGGAGCGCGCACAGCGGGCCGCGGAACGGGACGCCGCCCTCGAGGCAGCCAGCCGCCGCCCGGCCACGGGTGCGACCAGCGCGAGCACGGACTCCGACGATCCCGACGACTTCGACCCCGACGACCCCTGGGCGCCCCGGCGGCGCTGA
- a CDS encoding Mur ligase family protein: protein MSLPAVTWAAVESRARSVAAGPVVRTGGADQLLVQDLVTDSRAVTPGCLFACVRGASSDGHRFAAAAVAAGAAALLVDRPLPLAVPQLQVSSVRALLGPLGALLAGDPAEQLRLVGVTGSNGKTTTSTLVRGVLEAAGECAGVVTTLGARVAGQTRGTRLTTPEAPELHGLLRWMLDGGATSAVVEASSIALDVGRVDAVHVEVAVFTGFEEDHLDHHGTIEQYWASKALLFTPERADSAVVVVDDAWGRRLADQARVPVTRVSTTPGEPADVRVVGWRTGVDGTSVVVEDDGGRHWICSPLVGRVHVGNIAAAWATGRSLGLAPETIAAGLAATAPPAGRNTLLREPGGPLVVVDYAHTPRALAAAVQTARDLTGPGGEVHLVLGARGRRDRYKRQGLGVSARDADTVWLTNEGSHGERPEAIVAELRVGLIGSSALVHTVLDRREAITGAVQAAGSRDVVLVVGRGHETTLTDDGAPLPFDDAEVAQEALEAGADDLVGEEAC from the coding sequence GTGTCGCTCCCCGCCGTGACCTGGGCCGCCGTCGAGTCCCGTGCCCGCAGCGTGGCCGCCGGCCCCGTCGTCCGTACCGGTGGCGCCGACCAGCTCCTGGTGCAGGACCTGGTCACCGACTCGCGGGCGGTGACCCCCGGCTGCCTCTTCGCCTGCGTCCGCGGGGCGAGCAGCGACGGCCACCGGTTCGCCGCGGCGGCCGTGGCCGCCGGGGCCGCGGCGCTGCTGGTCGACCGGCCGCTGCCCCTGGCGGTGCCCCAGCTGCAGGTGTCGTCGGTCCGTGCCCTGCTCGGCCCGCTCGGCGCGCTGCTGGCCGGCGACCCCGCCGAGCAGCTGCGCCTGGTCGGTGTGACCGGCAGCAACGGCAAGACGACGACCAGCACGCTGGTGCGCGGGGTGCTCGAGGCCGCCGGTGAGTGCGCCGGCGTCGTCACCACGCTGGGCGCCCGGGTCGCCGGGCAGACCCGGGGCACCCGGCTGACCACCCCCGAGGCCCCGGAGCTGCACGGGTTGCTGCGCTGGATGCTCGACGGGGGCGCCACCAGCGCGGTGGTGGAGGCCTCCTCCATCGCGCTGGACGTCGGCCGGGTCGACGCCGTGCACGTCGAGGTGGCCGTCTTCACCGGCTTCGAGGAGGACCACCTCGACCACCACGGCACGATCGAGCAGTACTGGGCGAGCAAGGCGCTGCTGTTCACCCCCGAGCGGGCCGACAGCGCCGTCGTCGTCGTGGACGACGCGTGGGGGCGCCGGCTGGCCGACCAGGCGCGGGTGCCGGTGACCCGGGTCAGTACCACGCCGGGTGAGCCGGCCGACGTCCGGGTGGTGGGCTGGCGCACCGGCGTCGACGGCACCAGCGTGGTCGTCGAGGACGACGGCGGTCGTCACTGGATCTGCTCGCCGCTGGTCGGCCGGGTGCACGTGGGCAACATCGCCGCCGCCTGGGCGACCGGCCGCTCCCTCGGGCTGGCGCCGGAGACCATCGCCGCCGGCCTCGCCGCCACGGCCCCGCCGGCGGGGCGCAACACCCTGCTGCGCGAGCCGGGTGGGCCCCTCGTCGTCGTCGACTACGCCCACACCCCGCGCGCGCTGGCGGCCGCCGTGCAGACCGCCCGCGACCTCACCGGCCCCGGCGGGGAGGTGCACCTGGTGCTGGGCGCCCGCGGCCGCCGTGACCGGTACAAGCGCCAGGGGCTCGGCGTCTCCGCCCGGGATGCCGACACCGTGTGGCTGACCAACGAGGGCAGCCACGGCGAGCGGCCCGAGGCGATCGTGGCGGAGCTGCGGGTCGGGCTGATCGGCAGCAGCGCCCTCGTGCACACCGTGCTGGACCGCCGGGAGGCGATCACCGGCGCGGTGCAGGCCGCCGGCAGCCGGGACGTGGTGCTCGTCGTCGGCCGCGGTCACGAGACGACGCTGACCGACGACGGTGCCCCGCTGCCGTTCGACGACGCCGAGGTGGCGCAGGAGGCGCTCGAGGCCGGGGCCGACGACCTGGTGGGCGAGGAGGCCTGCTGA
- a CDS encoding low molecular weight phosphatase family protein, protein MSDRPRVLFVCVRNAGTSQLAAGLMRHLAGDAVAVSSAGTAPGDGLDEQAVRSLAELGIDIGGQRPKPVTEQLVGDADVVVVLGREARLDLAPGTRVLTWEVDEPSARGIEGMDRMRLVRDDIAARVRALADELGAGRHPA, encoded by the coding sequence GTGAGCGACCGACCGAGGGTCCTGTTCGTCTGCGTGCGGAACGCCGGCACGTCGCAGCTGGCGGCCGGGCTGATGAGGCACCTGGCCGGCGACGCGGTGGCGGTCTCGTCGGCCGGGACCGCGCCGGGCGACGGGCTCGACGAGCAGGCGGTGCGGTCCCTCGCCGAGCTCGGCATCGACATCGGCGGCCAACGGCCGAAGCCGGTCACCGAGCAGCTGGTCGGGGACGCCGACGTCGTGGTGGTCCTCGGCCGGGAGGCGCGGCTCGACCTGGCGCCCGGCACCCGGGTGCTGACCTGGGAGGTCGACGAGCCCTCCGCGCGCGGCATCGAGGGCATGGACCGGATGCGGCTGGTCCGGGACGACATCGCGGCGCGGGTGCGGGCGCTGGCCGACGAGCTCGGCGCCGGCCGGCACCCGGCATGA
- a CDS encoding FAD-dependent oxidoreductase, with the protein MSARTTDDLPVVVIGAGPVGLAAAAHLLERGLEPLVLEAGDQPAAAVRAWGHVRLFSPWEHDVDDAAVRLLEQTGWESPDRTALPTGAELADRYLAPLAATPRLAGRIRTGTRVVAVSRAGVDKTRTLGRAGRAYLVRTVVDGRVRDLSARAVIDASGTWGHRNPLGTAGLPVIGEEQAGDWLVGPLPDVLGRDRARFAGKHTLVVGMGHSAANTLLALVELQPSEPGTQISWAIRGRSPARLYGGGDADGLPARGLLGATLKAAVRAGQVELHREVTLTEVAPTGDGRLQVTGTGRDGAEVDLQVDALAAATGFRPDLDVLREVRLALDPGVEAPTRLAPLIDPDLHSCGTVPPHGHRELTHPDEGFYVVGMKSYGRAPTFLLATGYEQVRSIAAALAGDLEAADRVQLRLPSTGVCSTDLGAREAAEAGGVGFATGSAHGRSGGAPEPAS; encoded by the coding sequence ATGAGCGCGAGGACGACGGACGACCTGCCGGTCGTGGTGATCGGTGCCGGACCGGTCGGGCTGGCCGCCGCGGCCCACCTGCTGGAGCGAGGCCTGGAGCCCCTGGTACTGGAGGCCGGCGACCAGCCGGCGGCGGCCGTGCGGGCCTGGGGGCACGTGCGGCTCTTCTCCCCCTGGGAGCACGACGTCGACGACGCCGCCGTCCGGCTGCTCGAGCAGACCGGCTGGGAGTCCCCCGACCGCACCGCGCTGCCCACCGGCGCCGAGCTCGCCGACCGGTACCTGGCGCCGCTCGCCGCGACGCCGCGGCTGGCCGGCCGGATCCGCACCGGCACCCGGGTGGTCGCGGTGAGCCGCGCCGGCGTGGACAAGACGCGCACCCTCGGCCGGGCAGGCCGGGCCTACCTGGTGCGCACTGTCGTCGACGGCCGGGTGCGGGACCTGTCCGCTCGCGCGGTCATCGACGCGTCGGGCACCTGGGGCCATCGCAACCCCCTGGGCACTGCCGGTCTGCCCGTGATCGGTGAGGAGCAGGCCGGCGACTGGCTGGTCGGTCCGCTGCCCGACGTGCTCGGGCGGGACCGGGCGCGCTTCGCCGGGAAGCACACCCTGGTGGTCGGCATGGGGCACTCGGCGGCGAACACGCTGCTGGCGCTGGTCGAGCTGCAGCCCAGCGAGCCCGGCACGCAGATCAGCTGGGCCATCCGCGGCCGCTCCCCCGCCCGGCTCTACGGCGGCGGGGACGCCGACGGGCTGCCCGCCCGCGGTCTGCTCGGCGCCACCTTGAAGGCCGCCGTCCGGGCGGGGCAGGTGGAGCTGCACCGCGAGGTCACGCTGACCGAGGTGGCACCGACCGGCGACGGCCGGCTCCAGGTGACCGGCACCGGCCGGGACGGCGCCGAGGTCGACCTGCAGGTCGACGCGCTGGCCGCCGCCACCGGCTTCCGCCCCGACCTGGACGTGCTGCGGGAGGTGCGGCTCGCCCTGGACCCGGGCGTGGAGGCGCCGACCCGGCTGGCTCCGCTGATCGATCCCGACCTCCACTCCTGCGGCACCGTCCCGCCGCACGGGCACCGCGAGCTCACCCACCCCGACGAGGGCTTCTACGTGGTCGGCATGAAGTCCTACGGCCGCGCCCCGACCTTCCTGCTGGCCACCGGCTACGAGCAGGTGCGCTCGATCGCCGCCGCGCTCGCCGGGGACCTCGAGGCGGCCGACCGGGTGCAGCTGCGGCTGCCCTCGACCGGGGTGTGCAGCACCGACCTCGGCGCCCGGGAGGCCGCCGAGGCCGGCGGCGTCGGCTTCGCCACCGGCAGCGCGCACGGCCGGTCGGGTGGGGCACCGGAGCCGGCGAGCTGA
- a CDS encoding APC family permease — protein sequence MSGSPELARRLGTGDAVVIGLGSMIGAGVFAAFAPAAQAAGAGLLIGLGIAAVVAWCNATASAQLAAQYPASGGTYVYGRERLGDWWGFLAGWGFVIGKTASCAAMALTFAAYAAPEGWQRPVAVAAVLALTATNYRGVTRTAGLTRVIVTIVLAALAVAVAAMLVGDGAGGDGPGSWAVEGGVLGVLQSAGLLFFAFAGYARIATMGEEVRDPARTIPRAVLLALGLAVAVYLVVALALLTALGPGGVAATPEPLAAAVAAGSWDWAGPVVRIGAATAALGALLALIAGIGRTSLAMGRQGDLPRYLAAVHPRFSVPHRAEVTVGLVVCLLVLTVDLRGAIGFSSFGVLLYYAVANAAAFTQDGAHRRFPRALQVLGLVGCLVLVATLPWQSVVGGTAVFAVGIAYRAARLRLTSR from the coding sequence GTGAGCGGGTCGCCGGAGCTGGCCCGCCGGCTGGGCACCGGGGACGCCGTCGTCATCGGCCTGGGGTCGATGATCGGGGCGGGCGTGTTCGCCGCGTTCGCCCCGGCCGCGCAGGCCGCCGGCGCCGGTCTGCTGATCGGGTTGGGGATCGCCGCCGTCGTCGCCTGGTGCAACGCGACCGCCTCGGCCCAGCTCGCCGCCCAGTACCCCGCCTCCGGCGGCACCTACGTCTACGGCCGGGAGCGGCTCGGGGACTGGTGGGGCTTCCTCGCCGGCTGGGGCTTCGTGATCGGCAAGACGGCCAGCTGCGCGGCGATGGCGCTCACCTTCGCCGCCTACGCCGCACCGGAGGGCTGGCAGCGCCCGGTGGCCGTGGCCGCCGTCCTGGCCCTCACCGCGACGAACTACCGCGGCGTCACCCGCACCGCCGGGCTCACCCGGGTCATCGTGACCATCGTGCTGGCCGCCCTGGCCGTCGCGGTGGCCGCGATGCTCGTCGGCGATGGGGCCGGTGGCGACGGACCGGGGAGCTGGGCGGTCGAGGGAGGCGTGCTCGGGGTGCTCCAGTCGGCCGGGCTGCTCTTCTTCGCCTTCGCCGGCTACGCGCGCATCGCCACGATGGGCGAGGAGGTCCGCGACCCGGCCCGGACCATCCCGCGCGCCGTCCTGCTGGCGCTCGGCCTGGCCGTCGCGGTCTACCTCGTGGTGGCGCTGGCGCTGCTCACCGCGCTGGGCCCGGGGGGCGTCGCCGCGACCCCGGAACCGCTCGCCGCGGCCGTGGCCGCGGGCAGCTGGGACTGGGCCGGGCCGGTCGTGCGGATCGGTGCGGCCACGGCGGCGCTCGGTGCACTGCTCGCGCTGATCGCCGGCATCGGCCGGACCAGCCTGGCGATGGGCCGGCAGGGCGACCTGCCGCGGTACCTGGCCGCGGTGCACCCCCGCTTCTCCGTGCCGCACCGCGCCGAGGTCACCGTCGGGCTCGTCGTCTGCCTGCTGGTGCTGACCGTCGACCTGCGCGGCGCGATCGGCTTCTCCTCCTTCGGCGTGCTGCTCTACTACGCCGTCGCCAACGCCGCGGCGTTCACCCAGGACGGCGCGCACCGCCGGTTCCCCCGTGCGCTGCAGGTCCTCGGCCTGGTGGGCTGCCTCGTGCTCGTCGCCACGCTGCCGTGGCAGTCCGTGGTCGGCGGCACCGCCGTCTTCGCCGTGGGCATCGCCTACCGGGCCGCCCGGCTGCGACTGACGAGCCGGTGA
- the arsB gene encoding ACR3 family arsenite efflux transporter, translating into MSDLAAETHRPGTDLETPVLARLSTLDRFLPVWIVAAMALGLLLGRFVPGLDDALDAVRIGEVSLPIAIGLLLMMYPVLAKVRYSELDRVTGDRRLLGASLALNWLVGPALMFALAWLLLPDLPEYRTGLVIVGLARCIAMVLIWNDLSCGDREAGAVLVAINSVFQILAFAALGWFYLQVLPGWLGLSTTSAEFSVWTIVLSVLVFLGIPLVAGFLTRTIGERVKGRDWYEDRFLPRIGPVALYGLLFTIVMLFALQGDAITSNPWDVARIALPLLAYFALMFGGSFLLGMRLRLGYAKTATLAFTAAGNNFELAIAVAIGTFGVTSGQALAGVVGPLIEVPVLVGLVYVSLWAARRWFPGDPTVPAPSRRNA; encoded by the coding sequence ATGAGCGATCTCGCCGCGGAGACCCACCGCCCCGGCACCGACCTCGAGACCCCGGTGCTGGCCCGGTTGTCGACCCTGGACCGCTTCCTGCCGGTGTGGATCGTCGCCGCGATGGCCCTCGGGCTCCTGCTGGGCCGGTTCGTCCCCGGGCTGGACGACGCCCTGGACGCCGTCCGGATCGGCGAGGTGAGCCTGCCGATCGCGATCGGGCTGCTGCTGATGATGTACCCGGTGCTGGCCAAGGTGCGGTACTCCGAGCTCGACCGGGTCACCGGCGACCGCAGGCTGCTCGGGGCCTCCCTGGCGCTGAACTGGCTGGTCGGCCCGGCGCTGATGTTCGCCCTGGCCTGGCTGCTGCTGCCCGACCTGCCCGAGTACCGCACCGGTCTGGTCATCGTGGGCCTGGCCCGCTGCATCGCCATGGTGCTGATCTGGAACGACCTGTCCTGCGGTGACCGGGAGGCCGGCGCCGTCCTGGTGGCGATCAACTCGGTGTTCCAAATCCTCGCCTTCGCGGCGCTGGGCTGGTTCTACCTGCAGGTGCTGCCCGGCTGGCTGGGGCTGTCGACCACCTCGGCAGAGTTCAGCGTGTGGACCATCGTGCTCTCGGTGCTGGTCTTCCTCGGCATCCCGCTGGTCGCGGGCTTCCTCACCCGCACGATCGGTGAGCGGGTCAAGGGACGGGACTGGTACGAGGACCGGTTCCTGCCCAGGATCGGCCCGGTCGCCCTCTACGGGCTGCTGTTCACCATCGTCATGCTCTTCGCGCTGCAGGGGGACGCGATCACCTCGAATCCCTGGGACGTCGCCCGCATCGCGCTGCCGCTGCTGGCCTACTTCGCGCTGATGTTCGGCGGGTCGTTCCTGCTCGGGATGCGGCTGCGGCTGGGCTACGCCAAGACCGCGACGCTGGCCTTCACCGCCGCGGGCAACAACTTCGAGCTGGCCATCGCCGTGGCGATCGGCACCTTCGGGGTCACCTCCGGCCAGGCGCTGGCCGGCGTGGTGGGCCCGCTCATCGAGGTCCCGGTGCTCGTCGGCCTCGTCTACGTCTCGCTCTGGGCCGCCCGCCGCTGGTTCCCCGGCGACCCCACCGTCCCCGCTCCCTCCCGGAGGAACGCATGA
- a CDS encoding arsenate reductase ArsC, producing MTTTPSVLFVCVHNAGRSQMAAGWLRHLAGDAVEVRSAGSVPGDQVNPSAVAAMAEVGIDISDQRPKVLTTDAVEASDVVITMGCGDACPVFPGKRYLDWALEDPAGKGVESVRPIRDEIETRIRGLLAELQVPASP from the coding sequence ATGACCACCACCCCCAGCGTGCTGTTCGTCTGCGTGCACAACGCCGGCCGCTCCCAGATGGCCGCCGGCTGGCTGCGGCACCTGGCCGGCGACGCCGTCGAGGTGCGCTCCGCGGGCTCCGTGCCCGGTGACCAGGTCAACCCCTCGGCGGTGGCCGCGATGGCCGAGGTCGGCATCGACATCTCCGACCAGCGGCCGAAGGTGCTGACCACCGACGCGGTCGAGGCCTCCGACGTCGTCATCACCATGGGCTGCGGGGACGCCTGCCCGGTGTTCCCGGGCAAGCGCTACCTGGACTGGGCGTTGGAGGACCCGGCCGGGAAGGGCGTGGAGTCCGTCCGCCCCATCCGGGACGAGATCGAGACCCGCATCCGCGGGCTGCTCGCCGAGCTGCAGGTGCCGGCCTCCCCGTGA